In the SAR324 cluster bacterium genome, AGTATCCGACGTGAACCTGAAATGGCAGAACTGCTGATTGAAAATTCGGAATATCTGCGGTGTGAAGTCGAAGAAGCCGCGCAACGGGAGATGATCACCAAACTGGATGATTTTCTCCGACGTCGTTCAAAAATCACTCAGGTCGTTCCTCATGACGTCGTGCGTGATTCCGCAGGCTTGAAAGACGCTTGTGTCATATTTTTCGGTGATCAGGCTGAAGAACGTTACCAGGAATATTTCAGGGAACATCAGTGATTGCAGACGAATAAAAAATGGAGTGTGACTGTGAACAATGAATTCAATCTCGTCCTGGCGAGTCCTCGCGGTTTCTGTGCCGGTGTGGATAGAGCCATCACCATTGTGGAAAAAGCGCTGGAACTTTATGGTCCGCCGATTTATGTGCGGCATGAAATTGTGCATAATCCACATGTCGTGAACAGGCTCAAAAAACGTGGTGTGATTTTTGTGGAAGAACTGGATACCGTCCCTGAAAACGCTCATCTGATTTTTTCAGCACATGGTGTTTCTCCCGCAGTACGGGATGCCGCATCACAAAAAAATCTGGCTGTGCTCGACGCGACGTGTCCGCTTGTCACCAAAGTTCATCTGGAAGCACAGCGTTATGCCCGAGAAGGATATATCATCATCATGATCGGGCACAAAGACCATGTGGAAGTGGTCGGAACCCTTGGTGAAGCTCCAGAAAAAATGGTCGTCATCGGGAAGGTTGAGGAGGTAGAAACACTGGAGATCCCCTCGGGGCAGAAAATCGCGTATCTCACTCAGACGACGCTGTCACTTGATGACACAGCCAGTATCATTCAGGCTCTCAAAGCAAAATATCCTGATATCGAAGGTCCCAAAAAAGATGACATCTGTTATGCGACCCAGAATCGTCAGAACGCGGTAAAAAGTTTGGCACAAGCTGTTGATCTGATTCTGGTCGTCGGGGCGCCCAACAGTTCCAACACAGTGCGGTTGGTGGAAGTTGCTCAAGGCGCGGGAATTCCCGCCAGAAGAATTGAGTCGGCCGATGAACTGGAGAGGGCATGGTTCCGTTTCGGTATGCGGATCGGCATCACCGCTGGAGCTTCCGCACCGGAAGATATTGTTCAGGGAATAGTTTCCAGACTTGAAACCTTTGTGGACCATAGCTCCATTGAAGAATTGACGCTTGTGGAAGAAAACGTCACTTTTGCGCTTCCTGCCGCTTTAAAAAATGTCTGAACCGTGTCGCCGCAATGTGCCGCATGGAGACTCGATGTTTTTCTTCAGCGGTCATTTCGGCCATTGTTCGGGTTTCACCAGCAGGTTGAAAAATACAGTCCCAGCCAAATCCGTTACTGCCTCTTGGTGGAACAATCGTTCCCTCCAGTGTTCCCTCAAGCACATGCATGGTTTCGCCATCCTCAGAATAACCGAGACAACATACGGCTCTTGCTGATTTATCTGGAAAAGCGCTGAGGGCCTGAACCAGCCCCTGCATTCCCATATTTTTCTCAAACCATTTGATCAAAACCCCGGGCAGTTCATTCCATGCGTTAAAAAACAGGGAGGTGTCTTCCACCAGAACAGGTTGCTGAAGTGCGGAATAGGCTTTTTGTGTCTTGTCACGAACCAGTTCATGAAGATTCGTGGTCTGGATTTCATGCAGATCCAACGCTACGTTTTCCAGAGGAATTCCCAGGAGTTCACGCATTTCACGGAGTTTGTTCAGATTGGATGTTACGAAATACAGCATTTAATCCAGGGGTTTAATGAGTTTGAGTCCCGATGGCAATTTGTCTCCAAACAACCAGTCATTTGACGTAGCGGAGGAAAGGTTTTCGTCAGTCGGCACTTGCAGTATTTGTTGCAAGGCCTCTGTTCCTTCCTTTTTTTTGAGAAAATCAATAATTTTATTACGGGTTCTGTCACTGATATCACGAGAACGGTCTTCGGTAAGCTGTCCCATTTTTGAGAGGATCAGCGGTAAATCCTGATAGAAAGTGATCTCGGGGGACAAACTCAGCAACCAGTCGATCCAGGATTCTACCGTAGAAACACTGACCGCGTTGACCGGACTTCCATAAACAGGCACTCTGCCGCCTATACGTGCCAGACACCAACCTTCAATTCCTGTTGCTTGCCCCAGTTTGACCTGACTGATCAGTTCATGCCCCAATTTCAATTTTTCCTGCGGTGGCAGATGTTCAAGGCTGGCCAGCAGTCTCCATAGTTCATTGAGTGCCGTTGGTGACGCTGCGGCAGTGGTTTTTCCACCTTTTTTACCAGTTTTTCCGATCGTGCCTTTACGAGGTTTCATTGCGGATTCCCTGATTTTTTTCCACCCCATGTCCAGC is a window encoding:
- the ispH gene encoding 4-hydroxy-3-methylbut-2-enyl diphosphate reductase is translated as MNNEFNLVLASPRGFCAGVDRAITIVEKALELYGPPIYVRHEIVHNPHVVNRLKKRGVIFVEELDTVPENAHLIFSAHGVSPAVRDAASQKNLAVLDATCPLVTKVHLEAQRYAREGYIIIMIGHKDHVEVVGTLGEAPEKMVVIGKVEEVETLEIPSGQKIAYLTQTTLSLDDTASIIQALKAKYPDIEGPKKDDICYATQNRQNAVKSLAQAVDLILVVGAPNSSNTVRLVEVAQGAGIPARRIESADELERAWFRFGMRIGITAGASAPEDIVQGIVSRLETFVDHSSIEELTLVEENVTFALPAALKNV
- the rdgB gene encoding RdgB/HAM1 family non-canonical purine NTP pyrophosphatase, which encodes MLYFVTSNLNKLREMRELLGIPLENVALDLHEIQTTNLHELVRDKTQKAYSALQQPVLVEDTSLFFNAWNELPGVLIKWFEKNMGMQGLVQALSAFPDKSARAVCCLGYSEDGETMHVLEGTLEGTIVPPRGSNGFGWDCIFQPAGETRTMAEMTAEEKHRVSMRHIAATRFRHFLKRQEAQK